In Lactiplantibacillus pentosus, the sequence TCCGCCGCAATCTGCTTGATGATGTGACCCATCTCACCGACGGCATCCAGGTTAATGCCGGCACGGGTCGAACCGACGTTGACCGAACTGCAAACGCGCGTGGTCGCCGCCAGTGCTTCAGGAATCGAGGCAATCAGCTTACGGTCGCCACTTTGATAACCCTTTTGCACGAGTGCTGAAAAGCCACCAATCAAATCAACGCCCAGTGCCTGCGCTGCCCGTTCCATCGTTACCGCGTAGGCCACGTAATCGTGGTCGGCACTCGCAGCGGCAATCAAGGCGATGGGTGTCACCGCAATGCGTTTGTTAATGATTGGAATCCCGTATTCTTCTTGGATCTGCTCAGCAACCTTGACTAAATCTTTGGCACTCGTCGTAATTTTGTCATAGATTTTTTGCCGCGACCGTTCACCATCGCTATCGATACAGTCGAAAAGCGAGATGCCCATCGTAATGGTCCGAATGTCCAAATTCTCTTCGGCGACCATCTGGATTGTTTCTAATATTGACCGACTTTCCATGATGACCTCCTATAATTTCTGAATGGCATCGAAGACAGCCTGACGCTGAATCCGAATCGTGAGTTGTGACGCTTCTCCCAGCGCTTCAAGCTTGGCTTTGGCCGAGGCAAAACTCAACTGGTCATCATCCCATTCGGCTGACAACATCATGGTAAAGTTATGATCCATCAACGTTTGCGAAATATCGACAATATTAATGTTCAACCGGGCTAATTCGTTTGCGACCTTGGCAACGATCCCAACTTGATCCTGACCAACGACAGTAATAATTGCTTTCATTGTATATGACCCTCCACTTGACGCATGATTGCTTGCGTTTAATTGTTCATATCATAGCATGACTAT encodes:
- a CDS encoding ACT domain-containing protein, giving the protein MKAIITVVGQDQVGIVAKVANELARLNINIVDISQTLMDHNFTMMLSAEWDDDQLSFASAKAKLEALGEASQLTIRIQRQAVFDAIQKL